Within Paenibacillus sp. RUD330, the genomic segment GAGCCTGAAGCGGCTCGGAACCGATTATATCGACCTCTATCAGGTCCATGTATGGGATCACGCGACACCGCTGGAGGAGACGCTGCGCGCTTTGGACGATCTCGTCTCCGCCGGCAAGATCAGATACATAGGATGCTCCAATTATTTGTCCTGGCAGATGATGAAGGCGCTCGCCATGAGCGACAGCCGGGGCTGGTCGCGCTTCATCAGCGTGCAGCCGCAATACAGCCTCCTGAACCGCGAGATGGACAGGGAGATGGTGCCTCTCTGCCTGGAGGAGAACGTCGGCATCATTCCATGGGCGCCGCTCGGCGGAGGCTTCCTGACCGGCCGTTACGGGCGCCAGGAGCCGACAGAAGGCAGGCTGACCGCGAATGCCGGCGAGAGCTCCTGGCAATACCGGAATACGGATTCTAATTTCCGCATCCTGGACGTCTTGATGGAGGTCGCTGCGCAAGCCGGCAAGACGCCGGCGCAAACGGCTCTCCGCTGGCTCATCCAGCAGAAGGGCATCACATCGCCGATCTTCGGAGTGAGCACTTACGCGCAGTACGAAGAAAACATGGGAGCTGCGGGCTGGGAGCTTACGAAGGAGCAATTCGAAGCTTTGGACGAGGCGAGCCGCCTTCCTTCGGAATATCCGGCGCGATTCCTGGAGAAGTTCCGCAGGCCTCTCTGACAGCGGGCCGTCGGCGTCTCCACGCGAAACGGGAGGCGCCCCGCTTACGTATATGGACAAGCCGCCTTAACCAGGCCGACAAAATCAAACGCAGAGGTGACCCTATTGTCTCGTTCCTGGGAACGCAAAGTACGCCGCAATTCGGCGCAGATCAATGCAACGAGAAAGAAGAGGGGACAGACCGCCATCAAGCCCGCGGTATCCGGGGATCGTACGGAACGGTTCAAGGGCCGCAACTACATCTCCCCGATCATGCTGGTGCTGTTCGTCGCCTTGTATGTGCTGATCCTTCCAAAAGATGAAGGAGCGACGAACTGGAACTGGATCGTCGTGGCGATGTACGTCTTCCTGGCCCTGATGTTCTTCCTGAGGCGCCCCTATTTGGCGGTCGGAGCCGATTTTGTGCAGACACGCCGCATGACCGGCGACAAGCGACTGAATAAAGAAGCCATCAAAGGCATCTCGGTCATGAAAAGCTATGTCGTCATCGAGCAGGTCAAAGGGGCGAACTGGGTGTTCTCCCGGGTGCTGAACCGATATCCTACGGACCGGATGGCGGCCAGCCTGGAGCAGTTCGCCGCCCGCAACGGCATTCCTTTTACGCAGAAGTGACATCGGGCTTGCAGCCGTCAGCAGGGACATAATGGTTCGGGGGGAAGAGAGAGATGGCGAAGAAAGCGGTCCTGTTTGATCTGGACGATACGCTCCTGTGGGACGAACGGAGCGTGGACGAAGCCTTCCAGGCCACTTGCGAATGGGCGCAGGAGCAGTCCGGCGCAGATCCGAAGCGTCTGGAGGCGGAGGTGAAGCGGGAGGCGAGAGAGCTGTACAGCTCTTATGAAACGTTCCCGTTCACGCAGCAAATCGGCATCAATCCGCTTGAAGGGCTGTGGGCCCGCTTTGCGGAGGGAGAGCTGGAATCGTTCCGCAAGCTGGAGCAGCTCGCTCCAGGCTACCGGAAGGATGCGTGGACCCGCGGCCTCTCGGCTGTCGGGATCGACGATCCGTTACTTGGAGCGGAGCTTGCCGAGCGCTTCCCGAAGGAACGCCGCGAGCGGCCGATCGTATACGAAGAGACCTTCGAGGTGCTTGAAGCCCTCAAAGGCAAGTACAAGCTGCTTCTGCTTACGAACGGATCCCCGGATCTGCAGCAGGAGAAGCTGCTCGGCGTGCCCGAGCTGACCTCCTACTTCGATGAGATCGTCATCAGCGGCAATTACGGCAAAGGCAAGCCGGATGCCGGCATATTCCGCCATGCGCTTGAGCTGCTCGGAGTGGATCCGGAGGATGGCATCATGGTCGGAGACAAGCTTACGACCGACATTCTCGGAGCGAATACGATCGGCATGACATCGGTATGGATCAACCGGGGCGGCAAGGCGAAGAATCCGGAAATCGTGCCCAGCCATGAAATTACGAGATTGGATCAGCTCATACCGCTGCTTGCATGAAGCGCCGCATGCCGGTGCCGATACGCAAATCATCCGCGTCCCGAGCGACCGGTGCGGAAATGCGGCCGGCAGCGCAAATCGGCGATAGGAATGACCATCCGCTAATAAAAAGGCTGCCGCCCTTGCCGTCTTCGATCGAAGACGGCGGGCGGCAGCCTTTTTTGGCGCCGGCAATCAAGCTTGTTGGAATTCAGGATCGGAATAGTTGTGGGCGATCCAGCCGTCCTTCTCGATGAACAGGCGTACCGCGACAATCTTGCGGTTGTCCATCAAGGTGAAGAAGTGGGGCTTGTTCTCCGGCACGGAAATGACGTCGCCGGCTTCAAGCTCGACGTCGAAGTAGCCGACTTCATCGGAGCCCTTGATGATGAAGATGCCTTTGCCGGCTGTGATGGCGCGGATCTCATCCTCGGTATGGGTGTGGACGTTCTCGAATTTCTGGAGCAGCTCGTCCAGATTCGGCGTCGACTCGGACAGGGTGATGATATCCCAGATCTGATAGCCTCGGCGGCCGGCCAGATCCCGGATTTCGGAGTCGAACGTTTCCAGGATGGAGGCTTTTTCGTCGTCGCTCAGGGTGAACTTCTCCTGCAGGGACGCGTCGAGCTTGCTCATGTCCCAGTGCTCGTAAAGCACCTCTTGGGAGTCCAAAAATGCTTTCACCTGATCATCGCCGGAAATGCGTTCGTTCGTATTGCGGATGCGGATTTCAGCCATCGGCAATTCCCTCTTTTCCCATTGAAATGAATTGAATATAGCGCTAATTCCTATTATAAATCAACTTTCGGGGGTTGTCGATTACAGTTCTTTTCACTCCAGCGTTGATCTGATAGACTAAAGGATAACGATTTTTGACGGAGAGGTGCAGAAGATTGTCGAAGCCAAGTTTGCAGGAAATGCTTGAGAAGCGCATCTTGATACTGGACGGAGCCATGGGCACGATGATCCAGCAGGTCGATCTGACGGCCGAAGACTTCGGCGGCGAGGAGCTGGAGGGCTGCAACGAGATGCTCGTGCTGACCCGGCCGGAGATCATCCGCAGCATCCATGAGCAGTACCTGGAGGCGGGAGCCGATCTCATCGAGACCAATACATTCGGGGGAGCGAGCATCGTTCTCGCCGAGTACGACATTCCGGAGCGGGCCCGGGAGATCAATCTCGCGGCAGCGCGCATCGCGAGGGAAGCGGCGGACAAGTACTCCACCGCCGAGCATCCGCGCTTCGTCGTGGGCGCGATCGGTCCGACGACGAAAACGCTGTCGGTGACAGGCGGCGTCACCTTCGAAGGCTTGGTGGACAGCTATTTCGAGCAAGCGGTCGCTCTGATCGAGGGCGGCGTCGACTGCATGCTGCTGGAGACATCCCAGGACACGCTCAACGTCAAGGCGGGCAGCATCGCGATCCGCAACGCCTACGAGGCGACAGGCAAGACGCTGCCGCTGATGATATCCGGCACGATCGAGCCGATGGGCACGACGCTGGCCGGCCAGAACATCGAATCCTTCTACATCTCCCTGGAGCATCTCAATCCGATCTCGATCGGGCTCAACTGCGCGACAGGCCCGGAATTCATGCGCGACCATATCCGCACGCTGAGCGATATCTCGCTGGCGGCCGTCAGCTGTTACCCCAATGCGGGCCTCCCGGACGAAAACGGCCATTACCATGAATCTCCCCAGTCGCTCGCCCTCAAGATGGGCGCGTTCGCCGAGAACGGCTGGCTGAACATCGCCGGCGGCTGCTGCGGCACGACTCCGGAGCATATCCGGGCGATGGCGGAAACGATGAGCCGGTACGCCCCGCGCGGCCGCGGCGGCAGCCATCCTCCAGCCGTATCCGGCATCGAGACGGTCTACATCGAATCCGACAACCGTCCCTACATGGTAGGCGAACGGACGAATGTGCTCGGCTCGCGCAAGTTCAAGCGCCTCATCGTGGAAGGCAAATACGAGGAAGCGGCTGAAATCGCCCGCGCCCAAGTCAAGAAGGGCGCCCATGTCATCGACGTCTGCCTCCAGGATCCGGACCGCGACGAAAGCGAGGACATGAAGAAGTTCCTCGACATCGTCGTCAAGCTTGTGAAGGCGCCGCTCGTCATCGACACGACCGATCCCGCGGTCATCGAGCTGTCGCTCAAGTACAGCCAAGGCAAAGCCATCATCAACTCCATCAACCTGGAGGACGGCGAGGAGAAATTCGAGCAGGTCGTGCCGATCATCCACCGTTACGGGGCAGCCGTCGTCGTCGGCACGATCGACGAGCGCGGACAAGCCATCACAAGAGAGGACAAGCTCGAGGTCGCCAAGCGGTCCTACGACTTGCTCGTGGACAAATACGGCCTCCGTCCGGAGGATATCATTTTCGATCCCCTCATGTTCCCTGTCGGAACGGGCGACGAGCAGTACATCGGATCGGCGGAGGAAACCGTCGAGGGCATCCGGCTCATCAAGCAGGCGATGCCCAAATGCCATACGATCCTAGGCATCAGCAACATCAGCTTCGGGCTGCCGGAAGCCGGACGCGAGGTGCTCAACTCCGTGTATTTGTACGAATGCACCAAGGCGGGCCTCGATTATGCGATCGTCAATACGGAGAAGCTGGAGCGGTACGCATCCATTCCCGAGCATGAGCGCAAGCTGGCCGAGGACCTGATCTACCGCACGAACGACGAGACGCTGGCCGCTTTCGTCGCGGCATTTCGCGAGAAGAAGGTCGAGAAGAAGGAGAAGGTGTCCAGTCTCCCTCTGGAAGAGCGGCTTGCTTCCTATGTGGTGGAAGGGACCAAGGAAGGCTTGTCCGCCGATCTGGACGAAGCTCTCGGCAAATACTCCGCCCTGCAGATCATCAATGGCCCGCTCATGAAAGGCATGGACGAGGTCGGACGGCTGTTCAACAACAATGAGCTCATCGTCGCCGAGGTGCTTCAGAGCGCCGAGGTCATGAAGGCATCCGTCGCGCATCTCGAGCCTCACATGGAGAAGACAGAGTCGTCGGTCAAGGGCAAGATCATCCTGGCCACCGTCAAGGGCGACGTGCATGACATCGGCAAAAATTTGGTCGAAATTATTCTTTCCAATAATGGGTACCATATCGTCAACCTGGGCATCAAAGTGCCGCCGGAGCAGCTGATCGAAGCCCAGCGCCGGGAAAAGGCGGACGCCATCGGCCTCTCGGGTCTGCTGGTGAAGTCCGCGCAGCAGATGGTCATCACGGCCCAGGATCTCCGCAATGCCGACATCGACGTGCCGATCATGGTCGGCGGAGCCGCCTTGACCCGCAAGTTCACGAAAACGCGGATCGGTCCGGAATATGACGGCCTGGTGCTCTACGCCAAGGACGCCATGGAAGGCCTCGACCTCGCCAACAAGCTGATGGACAAGGACCATCGCGCCCGCATGAATGAAGAGCATGCCGAAGCGAAGGCCGGCGGCGCCGTCGCCGTGGAGGAGAAGCCGGAGCTGCCGCAGCAGACCCGCGCGGTCCGCTCTTCCATCAACCGCGATGCTCCCGTGTATTTGCCGCCGGATCTGGACCGCCATATTCTGCGCAACGTCCCTATCCCGCATATCGTTCCTTATGTGAACATGCAGATGCTGCTCGGCCATCATCTCGGCGTGCGCGGCAAGGTGGAGGAGCTGCTGGCGGCCCGCGAGCCCAAGGTGATGCAGCTCAAGGATACGGTCGATTCCATTCTGCATGAAGCGGTTAAAGAAGGAATTATCCGGGCTCACGGCATGTACCGGTTTTTCCCGGCCCAATCGGAAGGCGACGATATCGTCGTGTACGATCCGCAGGAGCCTTCCCGGGTTCTCAAGCGCTTCAGCTTCCCGCGGCAGCAGGTCGAGCCTTACCTCTGCCTGGCCGATTATCTGAAGAGCGTGGACAGCGGCATCATGGACTATGTCGGATTCCTCGTCGTGACGGCGGGAGAAGGCGTCCGCGATCTGGCCGGAGAATGGAAGGACAAAGGCGACTACCTGCGCTCCCATGCCCTGCAGTCGGTCGCTCTCGAAGTGGCGGAGGGGATGGCGGAGCGCGTCCATCATATGATGAGGGATATGTGGGGCATTCCGGATTCTCCGGACATGACGATGAAGCAGCGCCACGGCGCCCGCTATCAGGGCATCCGGGTTTCGTTCGGCTACCCGGCCTGCCCGAATCTGGAGGATCAGGGCCCGCTGTTCGAGCTGCTGCATCCCGCGGATATCGGCGTCGAGCTGACCGAGGGCTTCATGATGGAGCCGGAAGCATCGGTGTCGGCGATGGTGTTCGCCCATCCCGAGGCCAAGTATTTCAACGTCGACAAAGCTTAACGGAAATGGAATGGAAGGGGGAGCCGCCATAAATGGAACTGACGTTATTGGGAACCGGCGCCGGCAGGCCCTCGCGCCTGCGCAACGTGACCTCCGTTGCCCTGACGCTTCCGCAGCCGCGCTGCTCGGTGTGGCTGTTCGACTGCGGAGAGGCGACCCAGCATCAGCTGATGCGCACTCCGCTCAAGATGAGCAAGGTCGAAGCCGTGTTCATCACTCATATGCACGGGGATCATGTCAACGGCTTGCCCGGACTGCTCAGCAGCCGCTCCTACCACCCCGGGGCAGGCAAGCTCCGTCTGTTCGGACCGGAAGGAATCCGCGAGTATGTGCAGGCCGTCTTCCGGCTGACAGCCTCGCATCTGGACTATGAGCTCGAGATCACCGAGCTGGCGCCCGGCGTCGTCTACGAGGATGAGCTGTATGCCGTCGAAGCGGACAGGCTGGATCATCGGGTGGCGAGCTGGGGGTACCGGATCGTCGAGAAGGACAAGCCCGGCGCCCTCGACTCCGCCAAGGCGCGCTCGTTAGGCGTCCCGTTCGGCCCTCAGCTCGGGCTGCTCAAGCAAGGAAAGGACATCACGCTCGACGACGGACGCGTCATCCGCAGCGGCGACGTGCTTGGACCTGCATTGCCGGGGCGGATCGTCACCGTCCTCGGCGATACGGTTCCTTGCCCGGCGATATCACGCCTGGCCAAGAATGCGGATCTGCTTGTCCACGAGGCGACGTTTGAAGGGGCGATGGCGGACAAAGCGAAGGCGTACGGGCATTCCACGACGCTCCAGGCGGCCGCCGCCGCAGCCGAAGCGGGCGCGCGCAGGCTGGTCATGACGCATTTCAGCAGCCGCTACCGCGACGAGGACATGCCGGCGCTGGTCGCCGAGGCGCGCGGCATCTTTGCGGAATCCTACGCGGGAGCCGACCTTCTGACCGTCCCTATTCCCAGACAGGGTGAAGACGAGCCGGAGGGCTCCTGCTGGATTTGAGCCGGAGGGCGGCAGCACTGCCGCGATGAGCTTATCTATAGAGTTCCAAGAACGGCCATTTTCCGTATCGGCGGGAAATGGCTGTTTGCCTTGCGGCGGCTCACCTGCCCCTGTGAAGGAGGGGAATGCCGCAGTGCTGTTCTTGCCGGGCGGGATCCGGACCGCCAGCGGAAGCAGGCGGCTGGGATCAAGCGGGATCGAGACGTTCCGGCGCAGGCGCGCTGCGGAAGGCTGTCGAGACGCAGCATCAACAGGCATGGATGGTTCTGCGGGAAGCGGAAATCGAGTCTGCATTTGTCGATATTAATAATTTATGCAATTAAATATAAATGATGCGAAAGGTATGGAGCGCGGAAAGACGCTCGAAGCTCTCGCCTCTCTCGGAAACTCTTTCTATTGTTCTGGCAAAACGAACAGATATTCGCTAAAATGTCACTAGAAGAGGTGACGGCATCATGATGAAAAAGAAAACTCTTTCCGAGCTGATCCAGGAGCTGCGCGGAAATGAACATATAGCCAATTGGCATGAAATCGAGCCGCAGGAGGCGCGGACCCGGCCGATGCCCGAGAGCGTCGACCCGCGGATCGAGGACGCCCTCGGCAAGCGGGGCATCGCGGAGCTGTACACTCATCAGAGCAGCGCGTACGAGACAGTCCGCAAAGGGGAAAATGTCGTCGCGGTGACGCCTACCGCCTCGGGCAAGACGCTTTGCTACAATCTGCCCGTGCTGCAGGAGATCGCGGACGACGATTCCAGCCGGGCGCTGTATCTGTTCCCGACCAAAGCTCTCGCTCAGGACCAGAAGAGCGAGCTGAACGAAATCATCCGGGAAATGGGCATCGACATTAAAAGCTATACGTACGACGGAGACACTTCCCCTGCGATCCGGCAGCTCGTGCGCAAGGCCGGGCATATCGTCATCACCAACCCGGATATGCTCCATTCCGCCATCCTTCCCCATCATACGAAGTGGGTCAGCCTGTTCGAGAACCTGAAATTCATCGTCATCGACGAGCTGCATACATATCGCGGCGTATTCGGCAGCCATGTCGCCAACGTCATCCGGCGGCTGAAGCGGATATGCGCTTTTTACGGCAGCAATCCGGTGTTCATCTGCACGTCGGCGACGATCGCGAATCCGCGGGAGCTCGCGGAGCATCTCACTGGAAGCCCGATGCGGCTGATCGACGACAACGGCGCTCCGAGGGGGCGGAAGCATTTCGTCTTCTACAACCCGCCTGTCGTCAACGAAGCGCTCAACATCAGGCGGAGCGCGACCGTCGAGGTCAACAACCTCGCCAAGGAATTCCTGAAGAACAAGATCCAGACGATCATCTTCGCCAGAAGCCGGGTCCGGGTCGAAATCATTCTGAGCCACATCCAGGAGCTCGTGAAAAAAGAGATCGGGCCGAAGTCGATCCGCGGCTATCGGGGCGGCTACCTGCCGAACCAGCGGCGCGAGATCGAGAAGGGGCTCCGCAGCGGCGATATTCTCGGCGTCGTCAGCACGAACGCGCTGGAGCTCGGCGTCG encodes:
- a CDS encoding aldo/keto reductase; its protein translation is MEYRLLGKSGLAVSELCLGTMMFGNTTSEEEAARMIHHFRGEGGNFLDTANVYAGGRSEEIVGRAIAGNRDEYVLATKVRMQTEEHINGAGLSRKHIVQNVEASLKRLGTDYIDLYQVHVWDHATPLEETLRALDDLVSAGKIRYIGCSNYLSWQMMKALAMSDSRGWSRFISVQPQYSLLNREMDREMVPLCLEENVGIIPWAPLGGGFLTGRYGRQEPTEGRLTANAGESSWQYRNTDSNFRILDVLMEVAAQAGKTPAQTALRWLIQQKGITSPIFGVSTYAQYEENMGAAGWELTKEQFEALDEASRLPSEYPARFLEKFRRPL
- a CDS encoding HAD family hydrolase; translated protein: MAKKAVLFDLDDTLLWDERSVDEAFQATCEWAQEQSGADPKRLEAEVKREARELYSSYETFPFTQQIGINPLEGLWARFAEGELESFRKLEQLAPGYRKDAWTRGLSAVGIDDPLLGAELAERFPKERRERPIVYEETFEVLEALKGKYKLLLLTNGSPDLQQEKLLGVPELTSYFDEIVISGNYGKGKPDAGIFRHALELLGVDPEDGIMVGDKLTTDILGANTIGMTSVWINRGGKAKNPEIVPSHEITRLDQLIPLLA
- a CDS encoding cupin domain-containing protein, which translates into the protein MAEIRIRNTNERISGDDQVKAFLDSQEVLYEHWDMSKLDASLQEKFTLSDDEKASILETFDSEIRDLAGRRGYQIWDIITLSESTPNLDELLQKFENVHTHTEDEIRAITAGKGIFIIKGSDEVGYFDVELEAGDVISVPENKPHFFTLMDNRKIVAVRLFIEKDGWIAHNYSDPEFQQA
- the metH gene encoding methionine synthase; translated protein: MSKPSLQEMLEKRILILDGAMGTMIQQVDLTAEDFGGEELEGCNEMLVLTRPEIIRSIHEQYLEAGADLIETNTFGGASIVLAEYDIPERAREINLAAARIAREAADKYSTAEHPRFVVGAIGPTTKTLSVTGGVTFEGLVDSYFEQAVALIEGGVDCMLLETSQDTLNVKAGSIAIRNAYEATGKTLPLMISGTIEPMGTTLAGQNIESFYISLEHLNPISIGLNCATGPEFMRDHIRTLSDISLAAVSCYPNAGLPDENGHYHESPQSLALKMGAFAENGWLNIAGGCCGTTPEHIRAMAETMSRYAPRGRGGSHPPAVSGIETVYIESDNRPYMVGERTNVLGSRKFKRLIVEGKYEEAAEIARAQVKKGAHVIDVCLQDPDRDESEDMKKFLDIVVKLVKAPLVIDTTDPAVIELSLKYSQGKAIINSINLEDGEEKFEQVVPIIHRYGAAVVVGTIDERGQAITREDKLEVAKRSYDLLVDKYGLRPEDIIFDPLMFPVGTGDEQYIGSAEETVEGIRLIKQAMPKCHTILGISNISFGLPEAGREVLNSVYLYECTKAGLDYAIVNTEKLERYASIPEHERKLAEDLIYRTNDETLAAFVAAFREKKVEKKEKVSSLPLEERLASYVVEGTKEGLSADLDEALGKYSALQIINGPLMKGMDEVGRLFNNNELIVAEVLQSAEVMKASVAHLEPHMEKTESSVKGKIILATVKGDVHDIGKNLVEIILSNNGYHIVNLGIKVPPEQLIEAQRREKADAIGLSGLLVKSAQQMVITAQDLRNADIDVPIMVGGAALTRKFTKTRIGPEYDGLVLYAKDAMEGLDLANKLMDKDHRARMNEEHAEAKAGGAVAVEEKPELPQQTRAVRSSINRDAPVYLPPDLDRHILRNVPIPHIVPYVNMQMLLGHHLGVRGKVEELLAAREPKVMQLKDTVDSILHEAVKEGIIRAHGMYRFFPAQSEGDDIVVYDPQEPSRVLKRFSFPRQQVEPYLCLADYLKSVDSGIMDYVGFLVVTAGEGVRDLAGEWKDKGDYLRSHALQSVALEVAEGMAERVHHMMRDMWGIPDSPDMTMKQRHGARYQGIRVSFGYPACPNLEDQGPLFELLHPADIGVELTEGFMMEPEASVSAMVFAHPEAKYFNVDKA
- the rnz gene encoding ribonuclease Z, whose protein sequence is MELTLLGTGAGRPSRLRNVTSVALTLPQPRCSVWLFDCGEATQHQLMRTPLKMSKVEAVFITHMHGDHVNGLPGLLSSRSYHPGAGKLRLFGPEGIREYVQAVFRLTASHLDYELEITELAPGVVYEDELYAVEADRLDHRVASWGYRIVEKDKPGALDSAKARSLGVPFGPQLGLLKQGKDITLDDGRVIRSGDVLGPALPGRIVTVLGDTVPCPAISRLAKNADLLVHEATFEGAMADKAKAYGHSTTLQAAAAAAEAGARRLVMTHFSSRYRDEDMPALVAEARGIFAESYAGADLLTVPIPRQGEDEPEGSCWI